Proteins from a single region of Calonectris borealis chromosome 14, bCalBor7.hap1.2, whole genome shotgun sequence:
- the SPTY2D1 gene encoding protein SPT2 homolog, translating into MDFRNILVMASEQQGLNSVPKRYSLAVGPPKKVPKVKGVESAAVQAFLRRQEEEKRKKALEERRKKEELLARRIELKHDRKARAMASRTKDNFYGYNGIPVEEKPKKRRTCENVAQAPEAEYAIEDETEQLEYSQTESEHEQEEYEEKPSKVAVKPKAPPKSAPAPLNFAELLRLAEKKQYEPVEIKAVKKVEERPRTAEELREREYLGRKNKRVEMHKKSEKEIKNTGISSSSKKVTSRKESVNAKLNKSSVDKHSTPKGSLLSSMSGTDKKSKAPALTEKHSRSSSSSRFDQMEKTSQNGSLKSSTGSSHSKLPVNGIGKSGSSSHVPPSKPAANGAPRLPSAKESSLKKSAHAKSGNAAALQHGINSNAKRSGSSLGKGGPGHPGGGSSAGPGQSSSSSGMGPGRPGSGLSPGAGRLGSGSAAGPGRPGSSSSPGPGRLGGGSGMGPGRPAGSSSTGPGRPGSSSSMGLGRPGSSLGTGPGRPGISTNAGPGRPGSSTGTGPGRPGVSRSTGPGRPGSSTGTGPGRPGVSPSTGPGRPGGSSLGTGPGRPGVSPSTGPGRPGSSLGTGPGRPGISPSTGAKRPGSSLGTGPGRPGVSPSTGPGRPGSGLGATVKPKCTVVSETISSKNLVTRPSNGQINGMRSFQGHRPVFHPQGLGRPPISYKRQIEDDDDDEYDSEMDDFIEDEGEPQEEISKHIREIFGYDRKRYKDESDYALRYMESSWREQQKEEARSLRLGVQEDLEELRREEEELKRKRQSKKLRTR; encoded by the exons AAAAGGTACAGTTTGGCTGTTGGTCCTCCCAAAAAGGTTCCAAAAGTCAAGGGTGTAGAGTCTGCAGCAGTGCAAGCATTTCTCAGacggcaagaagaagaaaaaagaaaaaaag cattggaagaaagaagaaagaaagaagaactCTTGGCTAGACGTATTGAACTGAAACATGACAGAAAGGCAAGAGCTATGGCCTCGCGAACAAAGGATAATTTTTATGGCTATAATGGCATTCCTGTTGAAGAGAAGCCTAAAAAGAGGAGGACTTGCGAGAATGTTGCTCAGGCCCCAGAGGCTGAGTATGCAATAGAAGATGAAACTGAGCAACTTGAATACAGTCAGACTGAATCTGAGCATGAGCAAGAAGAATATGAAGAGAAACCATCCAAAGTTGCAGTGAAACCAAAGGCGCCTCCCAAAAGTGCACCAGCACCTCTGAACTTTGCAGAGCTTTTAAGGcttgctgaaaaaaaacaatATGAACCGgtggaaataaaagcagtgaaaaaggTAGAAGAGAGACCCAGAACAGCAGAAGAATTGAGAGAGAGGGAGTATTTGGGACGCAAAAACAAAAGAGTAGAAATGCATAAGAAAAGTGAGAAGGAGATTAAGAATACAGGGATATCCAGTTCTTCAAAAAAAGTGACTTCTCGGAAAGAATCTGTAAATGCAAAACTTAACAAAAGTTCAGTAGATAAACATTCCACACCAAAAGGCAGTCTGTTGTCTTCTATGAGCGGTACTGATAAGAAATCCAAAGCACCAGCATTGACTGAAAAACACTCACGGTCATCATCTTCCTCCAGATTTGATCAAAtggaaaaaacctcacaaaatgGCTCCTTAAAAAGCTCTACTGGTAGCAGTCATAGTAAATTACCTGTCAATGGTATTGGAAAGTCTGGCTCAAGCTCTCATGTGCCACCCTCAAAACCAGCGGCCAATGGGGCTCCGAGGCTACCATCGGCTAAAGAATCCAGCCTGAAAAAGTCTGCCCATGCAAAATCAGGAAATGCTGCAGCCCTTCAGCATGGAATCAACTCCAATGCAAAACGATCGGGCAGCAGCTTAGGGAAAGGAGGACCTGGACATCCAGGTGGCGGTTCAAGTGCAGGACCTGGGCAATCGAGCAGCAGTTCTGGCATGGGACCTGGAAGGCCAGGAAGCGGTTTAAGCCCAGGAGCTGGGCGACTGGGCAGCGGCTCAGCCGCAGGACCTGGAAGGCCAGGTAGCAGCTCAAGCCCAGGACCTGGGCGACTGGGCGGTGGCTCAGGCATGGGACCTGGAAGGCCGGCTGGCAGCTCAAGCACAGGACCTGGGCGACCAGGCAGCAGCTCAAGCATGGGACTTGGGCGACCAGGCAGCAGCTTGGGCACTGGCCCAGGAAGGCCAGGCATCAGCACAAACGCAGGACCTGGGCGACCAGGCAGCAGCACGGGTACAGGACCAGGAAGGCCAGGGGTCAGCCGCAGCACTGGACCTGGGCGACCAGGCAGCAGCACGGGTACAGGACCAGGAAGGCCAGGAGTCAGCCCCAGCACTGGACCTGGGCGACCAGGCGGCAGCAGCTTGGGAACAGGACCAGGAAGGCCAGGAGTCAGCCCAAGCACTGGACCCGGGCGACCAGGCAGCAGCTTGGGAACAGGACCAGGAAGGCCAGGAATCAGTCCAAGCACAGGAGCCAAGCGACCAGGCAGCAGCTTGGGAACAGGACCAGGAAGGCCAGGGGTCAGCCCAAGCACAGGACCTGGGCGACCAGGCAGTGGCTTGGGTGCAACTGTAAAACCGAAGTGTACTGTTGTATCGGAAACTATTTCTTCTAAAAACCTAGTCACGAGACCTAGCAATGGACAGATAAATGGAATGAGATCTTTTCAAGGGCATAGACCTGTGTTTCATCCACAAG GTCTTGGAAGACCACCTATTAGTTACAAGAGACAAATAGaagacgatgatgatgatgaatatGACTCTGAAATGGATGACTTCATTGAAGATGAAGGGGAACCCCAAGAAGAAATATCAAAACATATTCGGGAAATATTTGGCTATGACCggaaaag ATACAAAGATGAAAGTGATTATGCCTTACGTTATAtggagagcagctggagagagcaacaGAAAGAAGAAGCTAGGAG CTTGAGACTCGGTGTTCAGGAGGACTTAGAAGAATTGAGACGGgaagaagaagaattaaaacGCAAGAGACAGTCTAAGAAGTTGAGGACACGTTAA